The Haloplanus sp. CK5-1 genome contains a region encoding:
- a CDS encoding BtpA/SgcQ family protein, producing the protein MDTTAVFGAERPVVGMVHLPPLPGAPRYDADGGREAIRDAVRRDAERLDAGGVDALLVENFGDAPFYPDSVPRHVVADLTALVGTVREVTDRPVGVNVLRNDGPGAVAVAAATDASFVRVNVHVGARVADQGVLEGRAHETTRLRERVDTDVALLADLDVKHSAPLGADASDVPALTGEAADRGLADGVVVTGDGTGHTTDLGTVRAVTERRDGTGRDLPVFVGSGVTADTVGDALSVADGVIVGSALERGGEAGNAVSVDRVEELVAAADAVR; encoded by the coding sequence ATGGACACGACAGCCGTCTTCGGAGCCGAGCGCCCGGTCGTCGGGATGGTCCACCTGCCGCCCCTGCCGGGCGCGCCCCGCTACGACGCCGACGGGGGCCGCGAGGCGATCCGCGACGCGGTCCGGCGTGACGCCGAGCGTCTCGACGCCGGCGGCGTCGACGCCTTACTGGTCGAGAACTTCGGCGACGCACCCTTCTACCCCGACTCGGTCCCGCGACACGTCGTCGCGGACCTCACCGCCCTCGTCGGCACCGTCCGGGAGGTGACCGACCGGCCGGTCGGCGTGAACGTCCTCCGGAACGACGGGCCGGGAGCGGTCGCCGTGGCGGCCGCCACGGACGCGTCGTTCGTCCGCGTCAACGTCCACGTCGGGGCGCGGGTCGCGGACCAGGGCGTCCTCGAAGGGCGGGCCCACGAGACGACCCGACTGCGCGAGCGCGTCGATACCGACGTGGCCCTGCTCGCCGACTTGGATGTCAAACACTCGGCACCGCTCGGGGCCGACGCGAGCGACGTGCCGGCGCTGACCGGCGAGGCAGCCGACCGCGGCCTCGCCGACGGCGTCGTCGTGACGGGTGACGGAACGGGGCACACGACCGATCTCGGGACGGTCCGGGCGGTCACGGAGCGACGCGACGGGACCGGACGCGACCTCCCGGTGTTCGTCGGGAGTGGCGTGACAGCCGACACCGTCGGCGACGCGCTCTCGGTCGCGGACGGCGTGATCGTGGGGAGCGCGCTCGAACGCGGCGGCGAGGCCGGGAACGCCGTCTCGGTCGACCGGGTCGAGGAACTGGTCGCGGCCGCCGACGCGGTGCGGTGA